Proteins encoded in a region of the Haloglomus salinum genome:
- a CDS encoding ParA family protein, producing MTELVTWSESGGVGKTTTAINLGAALGRRGDDVLLVDLDPQPASLTAAAGHAEAKTADGANITDVLLDDGDLRELVIEDEPYDLVPGHESLASLESTARAEGISTAEFLLRSSLAPVTDEYDHVIIDPPATLNLLVDNALIATGNVLVPMEMTRKGEQSIGGVLDTVAALESQLQRAQPDFALEVIGVLPNKVEGSSLNQQVRETLAAEADGVRILPVTVPDYNVLAQAWDAGLDIFRYDEEHGLRAYQESLLAAYEDLAAIVAAHGADEQQAMVND from the coding sequence ATGACGGAGCTAGTGACGTGGTCCGAGAGCGGGGGTGTCGGCAAGACGACCACGGCCATCAACCTGGGCGCTGCGCTCGGTCGCCGGGGTGACGACGTGTTGCTCGTGGACCTCGACCCCCAGCCCGCGAGCCTCACGGCCGCGGCCGGCCACGCCGAGGCCAAGACCGCCGACGGGGCGAACATCACGGACGTACTACTGGACGATGGGGACCTGCGTGAGCTGGTCATCGAGGACGAACCGTACGACCTCGTCCCCGGCCACGAGTCGCTCGCCTCACTGGAGAGTACGGCGCGCGCGGAGGGCATCTCGACCGCGGAGTTCCTGCTGCGCTCCTCGCTCGCACCCGTCACCGACGAGTACGACCACGTCATCATCGACCCACCGGCGACGCTGAACCTGCTGGTCGACAACGCGCTCATCGCGACCGGCAACGTCCTCGTGCCGATGGAGATGACGCGCAAGGGCGAGCAGTCCATCGGGGGCGTCCTCGACACGGTCGCGGCGCTCGAATCCCAACTCCAGCGCGCCCAGCCCGACTTCGCGCTCGAGGTCATCGGCGTCCTCCCGAACAAGGTCGAGGGCTCCAGCCTCAACCAGCAGGTCCGCGAGACGCTCGCGGCCGAGGCCGACGGCGTCCGAATCCTCCCGGTGACGGTCCCCGACTACAACGTCCTCGCGCAGGCGTGGGACGCGGGCCTCGACATCTTCCGGTACGACGAGGAGCACGGCCTCCGCGCGTACCAGGAGTCGTTGCTGGCGGCGTACGAGGACCTCGCGGCAATCGTCGCGGCGCACGGCGCGGACGAACAGCAGGCGATGGTGAACGACTGA